Proteins found in one Lycium ferocissimum isolate CSIRO_LF1 chromosome 6, AGI_CSIRO_Lferr_CH_V1, whole genome shotgun sequence genomic segment:
- the LOC132059107 gene encoding zinc finger protein ZAT5-like, with the protein MAEALEEVVGGPSKDLFHIVKGKRTKRLRLQSPNIPFAITTSHDSLNAYDKDSSDDVKDNVPCSSNNNNIDNNNIKDGTGNGEYIACNNNNNIEGITYSNNNNDEIPSSAASSEVFINTFTEEEEETAKCLVLLSKGSDDYPRSRRFITNDNNVDFFNDDLRLYQPKFNSKRYIETSTNSVDGTKAGIYVYECKTCNRTFPSFQALGGHRASHKKPKTLLNTEINKKPYFDFSDEDDYQQHSPSTTTLYNKNKNNISKNLPNSSNKLYSSSPRIHECSYCGAEFTSGQALGGHMRRHRGGANVNSPLHLSNLSPATSIDQEFANNIMKKQRDELSLDLNLPVTDDPVVSLKQQDQEQTQRQLVDCHY; encoded by the coding sequence ATGGCCGAGGCTCTTGAGGAAGTGGTAGGTGGCCCCTCTAAGGACCTCTTCCACATCGTTAAGGGCAAAAGAACCAAACGTCTTCGCCTTCAATCTCCAAATATCCCTTTCGCCATCACTACATCACATGATTCATTAAACGCATACGACAAAGATAGTAGCGATGATGTAAAAGACAACGTCCCCTGCAGcagcaataacaacaacatcgataataataatatcaaagATGGTACCGGCAATGGAGAATATATTGcctgcaacaacaacaacaatatcgaAGGCATTACctatagcaacaacaacaacgatgAAATTCCATCCTCAGCTGCCTCGTCTGAGGTATTTATCAACACGTTCAccgaggaggaggaggaaacCGCCAAGTGTCTTGTACTATTGTCCAAAGGCAGTGATGATTATCCCCGTTCTCGTAGGTTTATTACAAACGACAATAATGTTGATTTTTTCAACGATGATTTAAGGTTGTACCAACCCAAATTCAACAGTAAAAGGTACATTGAGACGTCCACCAACTCAGTGGATGGTACAAAGGCAGGAATATATGTGTACGAATGCAAGACGTGCAATCGTACATTTCCATCTTTCCAAGCATTAGGTGGACACAGGGCAAGTCACAAGAAGCCAAAGACATTATTAAACACTGAAATTAACAAGAAACCATATTTCGATTTCTCAGATGAAGATGattatcaacaacattcacCATCAACGACAACATTGTACAACAAAAACAAGAATAACATCAGCAAGAATTTGCCAAATTCTTCCAACAAGTTATACTCTTCTTCTCCTAGGATTCATGAATGCTCATATTGTGGTGCTGAATTTACCTCAGGACAAGCTTTAGGAGGTCACATGAGACGCCATCGCGGGGGGGCTAACGTAAATTCACCCTTGCATTTGAGCAATTTAAGTCCTGCAACTTCTATAGATCAAGAATTTGCTAACAATATTATGAAGAAACAAAGAGATGAGTTGTCTTTAGACCTTAATCTTCCAGTCACAGATGATCCTGTTGTATCTTTAAAGCAACAAGATCAAGAACAAACACAAAGGCAACTTGTTGATTGTCATTATTGA
- the LOC132061054 gene encoding monocopper oxidase-like protein SKU5, with the protein MRGLPIWLVLSLINLLSFSSMQVINGAEIFLEWHVDEDNSIKPISVDQPVITINGKFPGPLLNATTNDNIHVNVFNDMDKYPVLITWNGIQQRHNSWQDGVSGTNCAIQPNTNWTYEFHLKDQIGSFFYFPSINYEKAGGAFGPIRVDSRVVVQTPFADPDGDFDLLIGDWYEDSYKVNNLIYKLAHEGYNKTPNMMLMNGKGSYLDPKAKTNISFTVNQGKTYRLRISNVGSEWSFNFRIQNHSMLLVETEGSYTNQIWLSSLDVHVGQSYSVLVTADQDAADYYIVATAKMANSTQLKTLEVVGVLHYENSTKPVDGPIPNGPEPFDVEFSINQARSIRWNLTTGAARPNPQGSFNVSNVTLSQTFVLENSVNYENGTINYAINNVSYATPQTPLKLADYYLNGSGVYDIDKFPTNSSLPATVYGTFVVSGEHRGWLEIVFKNELQVMDSWHLDGFGFFVVGYGFGNWTPKSRYTYNLYDPVVRSTVQVYPKGWTAVYVYLDNPGMWNLRSQNLKHWFLGQELYIRVYDSDPNPAKEHLPPKNLLYCG; encoded by the exons ATGAGGGGATTACCAATATGGTTAGTTCTCTCCTTGATTAATTtactctctttttcttccatgCAAGTTATTAATGGAGCAGAAATTTTTCTTGAGTGGCATGTTGATGAAGACAACAGCATCAAACCAATATCTGTGGATCAACCA GTGATAACTATCAATGGTAAGTTTCCTGGACCGCTACTGAATGCGACCACCAATGATAATATTCATGTCAATGTGTTCAACGATATGGATAAATATCCTGTTCTCATTACATg GAATGGGATCCAACAAAGGCACAACTCGTGGCAAGATGGAGTTTCAGGAACCAACTGTGCAATCCAGCCCAATACTAATTGGACTTATGAGTTTCATTTAAAAGACCAAATTGGAAGCTTCTTCTATTTCCCATCCATAAATTACGAAAAGGCCGGTGGAGCATTCGGCCCAATTCGAGTTGATAGTCGGGTCGTGGTCCAAACCCCATTTGCAGATCCAGATGGTGATTTTGATCTTCTCATTGGTGATTGGTATGAAGATAGCTACAAGGTAAATAATCTTATTT ACAAATTGGCACATGAGGGATACAATAAAACTCCAAACATGATGCTTATGAATGGGAAAGGCTCATATTTGGACCCAAAAGCAAAAACCAATATATCCTTTACAGTAAATCAAG GAAAGACGTATAGATTGAGGATTTCAAACGTGGGAAGTGAATGGAGTTTCAATTTTCGAATCCAAAACCATAGCATGCTATTGGTCGAGACCGAAGGCTCGTACACCAATCAAATTTGGTTAAGTTCTCTCGACGTCCACGTGGGCCAATCATATTCTGTTCTAGTCACAGCTGATCAAGATGCTGCTGACTATTACATAGTTGCAACTGCAAAAATGGCTAATTCAACTCAGCTCAAAACTCTTGAGGTTGTTGGTGTGTTGCACTATGAGAACTCTACCAAACCTGTTGATGGGCCTATTCCAAATGGGCCTGAACCATTTGATGTGGAATTCTCCATCAATCAAGCTAGATCCATCAG GTGGAATTTGACAACAGGAGCAGCAAGGCCTAATCCGCAAGGGTCCTTTAATGTATCAAATGTGACATTGTCACAAACATTTGTTCTCGAAAATTCAGTGAACTATGAGAATGGCACGATAAATTATGCCATTAACAATGTCTCTTATGCCACACCACAAACACCATTAAAACTGGCGGATTATTACCTCAATGGCTCCGGAGTTTACGATATCGATAAATTTCCGACGAACAGTAGCCTACCGGCGACTGTTTATGGAACATTTGTTGTGTCTGGAGAACATAGAGGGTGGCTAGAAATTGTGTTTAAGAATGAGTTACAAGTCATGGATTCTTGGCATTTGGATGGATTTGGCTTCTTTGTTGTCGG GTACGGTTTTGGAAATTGGACTCCTAAATCGCGATATACGTATAATCTTTATGATCCTGTTGTTCGTTCTACTGTTCAG GTGTACCCAAAAGGATGGACAGCAGTATATGTATATCTGGACAATCCAGGAATGTGGAATTTAAGGTCACAAAATTTGAAACATTGGTTCTTAGGACAAGAGCTTTACATCAGAGTTTATGACTCTGATCCAAATCCAGCCAAAGAACACCTTCCCCCTAAAAATCTACTCTATTGTGGTTAG
- the LOC132059108 gene encoding ras-related protein RABC2a-like, with the protein MLMMDTRKNNNVGFSSSYDYSFKILLVGDSGVGKSSLLLSFISHQYPPQDLSPTVGVDFKIRMLTVGGKRLKLTIWDTAGQERFGALTSSYYRGAHGIILVYDVTRRETFMNLSETWAKDIKSYSTNPECIKMLVGNKVDRDSERAVTREEGLAFAKEHNCLFLECSARTRENVQLCFKDLTLKILDVPSLVEKGSTVVKNQILKQKEVRKSQHSGNCCCPN; encoded by the exons ATGTTGATGATGGATACGAGGAAGAATAACAACGTTGGATTTAGTAGTAGTTATGATTATTCATTCAAGATTCTGCTTGTTGGAGATTCTGGCGTTGGAAAAAGTAGTCTTCTTCTCAGTTTTATTTCTCATCAGTATCCTCCTCAAGACCTTTCTCCAACTGTTG GTGTGGACTTCAAAATCAGGATGCTAACGGTTGGCGGCAAGAGGTTGAAATTAACAATTTGGGATACAG CTGGACAAGAGAGGTTTGGGGCATTAACAAGCTCTTATTATAGAGGGGCTCACGGAATAATACTAG TGTACGATGTAACAAGGCGAGAGACCTTTATGAACTTATCAGAAACATGGGCGAAGGATATAAAGTCTTACTCCACGAATCCCGAGTGTATCAAGATGCTAGTTGGGAACAAAGTTGATAGG GATAGTGAAAGGGCGGTAACTAGAGAAGAAGGCCTGGCATTTGCGAAGGAGCACAATTGTTTATTTCTAGAATGTAGTGCCAGGACAAGAGAAAATGTGCAGCTGTGTTTTAAAGATCTCACACTGAAG ATACTGGATGTACCAAGTCTAGTGGAGAAAGGTTCTACAGTAGTGAAAAACCAAATCTTGAAACAGAAGGAAGTTCGCAAATCTCAACATAGTGGAAACTGTTGTTGTCCCAATTGA